The genomic DNA TTCCAAGATAAAGCATACGGTAAGATTGCGAACACGCCTGATGAAGCTATTGAAATCGTTTCTGATTTGACTAATCACGAAGATAAATTACGTGCTATGACGGCTAAAATGGCAGAAGAAAAAGTAGATTATTCTACATATAGACTATGTACCGATTTATTAAATATCCTGGATAGCTCATCACAACACCAGGAAATTTATGGAAAGGTGCCATTATATGCCAAGTTCTTCGTTAAATAGAAAAAAAATCAGTAAAAATTTTAAAATAATGCTAGTTATTCTTTTTTTAATGGAATTTGCGAGAGGTATGTACGTATTAAGTTACATCAACTATTTACCAACCGTAACTTCTATTGCGGTAGCAGTCACTTCTGCAGCATTATCAATTCATTTTATATCCGATGCAGCCACTAACTTTGTCATCGGCTTCTTATTGAAAAAATTTGGTACTAAAATAGTCTTAACACTTGGATTTTTATTAGCCTTAGTCAGTTTATTCTTGGTCATTTGGTTCCCTGCCAATCCTATAGTCATAATTTTAAGTGCAATAATGCTAGGTATAGCAGTTAGTCCTATTTGGGTTATTATGTTATCTAGTGTTGAAGAAGACCAACGTGGTAAGCAAATGGGTTATGTTTATTTTGCATGGCTATTAGGCTTATTAGTTGGTTGGGCATTTATGAATGTCTTAGTTAAATTACATCCGACACGTTTCGCATTTATGATGTCACTCGTAGTTGTTATTGCTTGGGTACTGTATTATTTCGTAGATATTAAATTGACAAATTATAATACAAAGCCTGTTAGTGAACAATTGGGTCAAATCGTTGACGTTATGAAACGTCATCTCGTTTTATTCCCTGGTATTTTACTGCAAGGTGCTTCAATTTCTGCATTACTACCTATATTGCCAACTTACGCCACTAAGGTTGTAGGTGTAAGTACAATAGAATATACAGTAGCAATTGCTATCGGAGGCGTAGGTTGTGCAGTTTCAATGTTATTTTTATCTAAGATTATTGATAAAAATAGCAGAGGGTTTATGTACGGTATTATCTTTACTGGTTTCATTTTATTTACTGCATTTATCTTTGGATTATCATTAGTCACAAATATTGTGATTGTATGGATAGTCGCAGTATTTATCGGTTTAATGTATGGTATTTTACTACCTGCATGGAATACGTTTATGGCAGGTCAAATTGACCCGGCAGAACAAGAAGAAACTTGGGGCGTTTTTAATAGTGTACAAGGTTTTGGTTCAATGATTGGACCATTATTTGGTGGTCTTATTGCTCAGTTTTCAAATGGATTAAACAATACATTCTATTTTTCTGCATTTATCTTTTTAGTATTAGCTGTGTTTTATGGTATTTATTTTATTAAAAATAAAAACAATAAATCTCAGTTTAAATCACACTAAGATTTATGATTTAGGGATGTATTCCCCAAAATAAGATTGTAATTTAAATCAATATATTCAAAAAATGAACCCGTAGATGATATTGAAACATATCATCCGCGGGTTCAATTATATGATCTAACTATCATTAAAGTTTATGCTAATTTAAACGTATCGATTACTTTCCATTTATCATCATCTTCGTCGTAACTCAATAATGAAAGTTCATCAATAGTTTCTTTATGATCTACCCCTGCTAATTCTACTTGACCATAAATATCTTCAAATTCTTGACTTGATAAACCTTGAGCAATTGTAAAATGAGGTACAAATGGATGCTCTGCTTCGCCATGGAAATCTTCAGTATTAAATTTATCAAAAAGTTGTTCTAACTCGTCTGTTTTAGCAACTTTAAAATAAATTACATTATTAGTTGGTTTGAAACTTGAAGCTTTTGTAGCATGCACTTCTACTGGGCCAAAACCTTCTAATCTTTTTTTAACTTCTTCTTTAACTGAATCTAACTCTGCATCATTAATTTCAAAGTGAGATTTAATCGTAATGTGTGGCATAATACGAGCATACTCAGTATCATAACGTTTACGATAACCATTCACTTCATCTTGAAATGATTTTGACGGAATTAATGCTAATCCTATATTCATTGAAATTCCTCCTTTGTTTAACATACTACCATTATAGCAAAATTCTAAATATTACGTTATTAGTTAGTTGAATTTTTTGAAAAGGTTTACAATAATCAAGCTTTTAAGATCCTACTCACACTATTCAATAAAAAGACTTGTTATGTTATCTATTCATACCCTTTTCCAATAAAAATTAAATAT from Staphylococcus taiwanensis includes the following:
- a CDS encoding MFS transporter, whose amino-acid sequence is MPSSSLNRKKISKNFKIMLVILFLMEFARGMYVLSYINYLPTVTSIAVAVTSAALSIHFISDAATNFVIGFLLKKFGTKIVLTLGFLLALVSLFLVIWFPANPIVIILSAIMLGIAVSPIWVIMLSSVEEDQRGKQMGYVYFAWLLGLLVGWAFMNVLVKLHPTRFAFMMSLVVVIAWVLYYFVDIKLTNYNTKPVSEQLGQIVDVMKRHLVLFPGILLQGASISALLPILPTYATKVVGVSTIEYTVAIAIGGVGCAVSMLFLSKIIDKNSRGFMYGIIFTGFILFTAFIFGLSLVTNIVIVWIVAVFIGLMYGILLPAWNTFMAGQIDPAEQEETWGVFNSVQGFGSMIGPLFGGLIAQFSNGLNNTFYFSAFIFLVLAVFYGIYFIKNKNNKSQFKSH
- a CDS encoding 2'-5' RNA ligase family protein → MNIGLALIPSKSFQDEVNGYRKRYDTEYARIMPHITIKSHFEINDAELDSVKEEVKKRLEGFGPVEVHATKASSFKPTNNVIYFKVAKTDELEQLFDKFNTEDFHGEAEHPFVPHFTIAQGLSSQEFEDIYGQVELAGVDHKETIDELSLLSYDEDDDKWKVIDTFKLA